The following coding sequences are from one Vibrio syngnathi window:
- a CDS encoding alanine/glycine:cation symporter family protein — MQSFVDFLNGIIWSPVLIYLCLGAGLFYSIMTRFVQIRHFFEMWRLLLSGKSSSKGISSFQALAVSLSGRVGTGNIAGVAAAIGFGGPGAVFWMWVVAFFGAATAYAESTLAQIYKEEDEGQFRGGPAYYIEKAMGQKWYAWIFAISTIFACGILLPGVQSNSIGNAVEAAFGSGDMIETAIGTFSFAKIFTGTVVAIILAFIIFGGVKRIANFTQIVVPFMALAYIIIAFVIILLNISQVPVVFGMILGDAFTPMAGFGAAIGWGVKRGVYSNEAGQGTGPHAAAAASVDHPAQQGLVQAFSIYIDTLLVCSATAFMIIITGAYNVHGGAEGVFLVQNLAANIGANGPVFTQLAIESALPGIGKPFIAFALFFFAFTTILAYYYIAETNIAYLRRTIKIPGMMFVLKLVLISAVFYGTVKTANLAWAMGDVGVGLMAWLNIVGILIIFFMSKPALKALADYEEQQKQGVTEYTFNPVKLGIKGATYWEEKYKRKTGKSPEAEAADTKPVEQPSA, encoded by the coding sequence ATGCAGTCATTCGTTGATTTTTTGAATGGAATAATCTGGAGCCCAGTACTTATCTACCTATGTTTAGGTGCAGGTTTGTTCTACTCCATCATGACTCGATTTGTTCAAATCCGTCACTTCTTTGAAATGTGGCGCTTGCTACTTTCGGGTAAAAGCTCATCAAAAGGCATCTCGTCTTTCCAAGCTCTTGCCGTTTCGCTATCTGGCCGTGTAGGTACAGGTAACATTGCTGGTGTTGCTGCCGCTATCGGTTTCGGTGGTCCGGGTGCAGTATTCTGGATGTGGGTTGTGGCCTTCTTTGGCGCCGCGACTGCTTACGCAGAATCTACGCTAGCGCAAATCTATAAAGAAGAAGATGAAGGCCAGTTCCGTGGTGGTCCGGCTTACTACATTGAAAAAGCGATGGGCCAGAAGTGGTACGCATGGATCTTCGCTATCTCAACTATTTTTGCATGTGGTATTTTGCTTCCAGGTGTTCAGTCAAACAGTATAGGTAATGCTGTAGAAGCTGCGTTTGGCTCAGGTGATATGATTGAAACAGCTATCGGTACATTCAGTTTCGCTAAAATTTTCACTGGTACTGTTGTTGCTATCATCCTTGCTTTCATCATCTTTGGTGGTGTTAAACGTATCGCGAACTTCACACAAATTGTCGTTCCATTCATGGCGTTGGCTTACATCATCATCGCATTCGTTATCATCCTACTAAACATCAGCCAAGTTCCTGTTGTTTTCGGAATGATTCTGGGGGATGCATTCACTCCTATGGCAGGCTTTGGTGCTGCAATCGGTTGGGGTGTTAAACGTGGTGTTTACTCAAACGAAGCAGGTCAAGGTACTGGTCCTCACGCGGCAGCTGCGGCAAGTGTTGATCACCCAGCTCAGCAAGGTTTGGTTCAAGCGTTCTCTATCTACATTGATACTCTTCTAGTATGTTCTGCTACAGCGTTCATGATCATCATCACTGGTGCTTACAACGTTCACGGCGGCGCTGAAGGTGTATTCCTTGTTCAGAACCTAGCAGCAAACATCGGTGCGAATGGTCCTGTATTTACACAGCTTGCTATTGAAAGTGCACTGCCAGGCATTGGTAAGCCGTTCATCGCATTTGCTCTGTTCTTCTTCGCATTTACAACTATTCTTGCTTACTACTACATCGCAGAAACGAATATTGCTTACCTACGTCGTACCATCAAGATCCCTGGCATGATGTTCGTACTTAAGCTTGTTCTTATTAGTGCCGTTTTCTATGGCACAGTTAAAACAGCAAACCTTGCATGGGCAATGGGTGATGTGGGTGTTGGCTTGATGGCATGGTTAAACATCGTTGGTATTCTGATCATCTTCTTCATGTCTAAGCCTGCGCTTAAAGCTCTTGCAGACTACGAAGAACAGCAGAAACAAGGTGTGACTGAGTACACATTCAACCCTGTAAAACTAGGCATTAAAGGTGCAACTTACTGGGAAGAGAAGTACAAGCGTAAAACAGGCAAGTCTCCTGAAGCAGAAGCTGCAGACACTAAACCTGTAGAGCAACCTTCAGCTTAA
- a CDS encoding acetate uptake transporter: MSTKLANPAPLGLMGFGMTTILLNIHNAGFFPIDSMILAMGIFYGGLSQVIVGTMCFKRGDTFGTTAFTSYGLFWLSLVGLIVMPYMGLPASPAAFMGWYLLLWGIFTGFMFIGSLCYPVAKQVVFGSLTILFFLLAARDFTGSELIGTIAGFEGIFCGASAIYFAMAQVINNEYGRTVLPIGEKKAPQMTAQEIAA, translated from the coding sequence ATGTCGACCAAACTAGCTAACCCAGCGCCACTAGGCTTAATGGGTTTCGGTATGACCACTATTCTTCTTAATATCCACAACGCAGGTTTCTTCCCAATCGATTCTATGATTCTTGCGATGGGTATTTTTTACGGTGGTTTGAGCCAAGTTATCGTGGGCACAATGTGTTTCAAACGTGGTGACACGTTCGGCACAACTGCGTTTACTTCTTACGGCCTATTCTGGTTGTCTTTGGTTGGTTTAATCGTGATGCCTTACATGGGCCTACCTGCAAGCCCTGCTGCATTCATGGGTTGGTACCTACTACTATGGGGCATCTTTACAGGCTTCATGTTCATCGGTTCTCTATGCTACCCAGTAGCGAAACAAGTAGTATTCGGTTCACTTACTATTTTGTTCTTCCTACTAGCCGCTCGTGATTTCACTGGCAGCGAACTGATCGGTACTATCGCTGGTTTTGAAGGTATCTTCTGTGGTGCGTCAGCTATCTACTTTGCAATGGCACAAGTAATCAACAACGAATATGGCCGCACAGTACTGCCAATCGGTGAGAAAAAAGCGCCTCAAATGACGGCTCAAGAGATTGCTGCTTAA
- a CDS encoding chitinase: protein MLKIKYLATLVGCTLAAHSYASLNIQPDPQNPNGYLVEKSALQAAEQAKTSDPMYAIWSQALQTRPNSIVEAIEPGLASNPENVKRVERVFPQSEWDFLTQMAAPEYTYTRFLRAIGKFPAFCGEYTDGRDSDAICKKSIITAFAHFAQETGGHIAKDNTWDNPLALEEWQQALVHVREMGWSEGQEGYTTGCGQNDWQNARWPCAAGQGYFGRGAKQLSYHFNYGAFSEVMFDGDATVLLNNPGLVADSWLNLASAIWFFLTPQAPKPAMLHVIDRTWTPSQRELDAGIGYGFGTTINVINGGIECGEQNKDKGQPVNRIRYWEGLAAHYQIPVEADEANTCWQQTPYGSLNLNGATDVLYTNWDGNWKYYADRPEGYSFECELVGFQTAYSALVAGDYEKCVTNFYGSHASWPEVKVVDKLEPVDPGTNPGGNGWNASKVYNAGDQVTHNGTTYQAKWWTQGDDPANGGPWKLVAGEPTPPVVTNPAPVEPTPVDPAPVDPIPVEPPVTEPDPAVFITWQAGVSQVSNGDKVTHNGKCFIAKNGPGIWESPVQSNWFWDEISCK from the coding sequence ATGTTAAAAATCAAATATTTGGCGACATTAGTTGGCTGCACGTTAGCAGCACACAGTTACGCGTCTTTGAACATTCAACCTGATCCGCAAAACCCGAATGGCTACCTTGTTGAAAAGTCGGCATTACAAGCTGCTGAACAAGCGAAAACATCCGATCCTATGTATGCGATCTGGTCACAAGCATTACAAACTCGTCCCAATAGTATTGTTGAAGCGATTGAGCCGGGTTTAGCCTCGAACCCTGAAAACGTGAAACGAGTGGAGCGTGTATTCCCTCAATCTGAATGGGACTTCCTCACTCAGATGGCGGCGCCAGAATACACATACACCCGTTTCTTACGTGCGATTGGTAAATTCCCAGCCTTTTGTGGAGAGTACACCGATGGTCGTGATTCCGACGCCATCTGTAAAAAATCCATCATCACTGCCTTTGCTCATTTCGCTCAAGAAACTGGCGGACATATAGCAAAAGATAATACTTGGGATAATCCATTAGCATTAGAAGAGTGGCAACAAGCTTTAGTACATGTTCGTGAAATGGGCTGGTCAGAAGGTCAAGAAGGTTACACCACGGGATGCGGCCAGAACGACTGGCAAAATGCACGCTGGCCTTGTGCGGCTGGGCAGGGTTACTTCGGACGTGGTGCTAAACAGCTTTCTTACCATTTTAACTACGGCGCGTTCTCGGAAGTGATGTTTGATGGTGATGCGACGGTTCTATTGAATAATCCGGGCTTGGTTGCTGATTCTTGGTTGAACTTGGCTTCTGCTATCTGGTTCTTCCTTACGCCTCAAGCTCCTAAACCTGCCATGCTGCACGTTATCGACCGCACTTGGACGCCATCTCAACGCGAATTGGATGCGGGCATTGGTTATGGGTTTGGTACCACGATCAATGTGATAAATGGTGGTATTGAATGTGGTGAGCAGAACAAAGATAAAGGCCAACCCGTTAACCGTATTCGTTACTGGGAAGGGCTAGCGGCGCACTATCAAATTCCTGTAGAAGCGGATGAAGCCAATACATGTTGGCAGCAAACCCCTTATGGAAGCCTGAACCTCAATGGTGCAACGGATGTGTTGTACACCAACTGGGATGGAAACTGGAAATACTACGCAGACCGCCCAGAAGGCTACTCATTTGAATGTGAGTTGGTTGGTTTCCAAACTGCTTATTCCGCATTGGTGGCCGGAGATTACGAGAAGTGTGTGACCAATTTTTATGGATCACATGCGAGCTGGCCTGAAGTGAAAGTGGTCGATAAGCTTGAACCGGTCGACCCAGGTACTAACCCCGGTGGTAATGGTTGGAATGCGAGTAAAGTTTACAACGCTGGCGACCAAGTCACTCACAACGGCACGACTTACCAAGCCAAATGGTGGACTCAAGGCGATGATCCTGCCAATGGTGGTCCTTGGAAATTAGTGGCGGGTGAGCCAACACCACCTGTAGTGACTAATCCAGCACCAGTCGAACCTACGCCAGTTGATCCTGCTCCGGTAGACCCAATACCGGTTGAACCACCTGTGACTGAGCCTGATCCAGCAGTATTTATCACATGGCAAGCGGGTGTTAGCCAAGTGAGCAATGGCGACAAGGTGACACATAATGGCAAGTGTTTCATTGCAAAAAATGGCCCCGGTATATGGGAAAGCCCAGTTCAATCGAATTGGTTTTGGGATGAAATTAGCTGTAAGTAA
- the guaA gene encoding glutamine-hydrolyzing GMP synthase codes for MTKNIHDQRILILDFGSQYTQLVARRIREIGVYCELWSWDVEEADIREFNPDGIILSGGPESVTEENSPRAPQYVFDSGVPVFGICYGMQTMAEQLGGKVATSTEREFGYAAVQVTGESALFADLETTQDVWMSHGDKVVEIPADFTKIAETDTCPYAAMANEDKKYYGVQFHPEVTHTKNGLKMLENFVLNACGCEGLWTSASIIEDAVARIKEQVGDDEVILGLSGGVDSSVVAMLAHRAIGDKLTCVFVDNGLLRLNEGEQVMEMFGDQFGLNIIKVDAEDRFLDALEGEAEPEAKRKIIGHVFVDIFDEESKKLKNAKWLAQGTIYPDVIESAASKTGKAHVIKSHHNVGGLPDDMEMGLVEPLRELFKDEVRKIGLELGLPYNMLYRHPFPGPGLGVRVLGEVKKEYCDLLRRADAIFIEELHAADLYHKVSQAFTVFLPVRSVGVMGDGRKYDWVVSLRAVETIDFMTAHWAHLPYDFLGKVSNRIINEVNGISRVVYDISGKPPATIEWE; via the coding sequence ATGACTAAAAATATTCATGACCAACGTATTCTAATTCTGGACTTCGGTTCTCAATACACACAGCTAGTAGCTCGTCGTATTCGTGAGATCGGTGTTTACTGTGAACTTTGGAGCTGGGACGTAGAAGAAGCGGATATTCGTGAATTCAATCCAGACGGCATTATCCTATCTGGTGGCCCTGAAAGTGTAACGGAAGAGAATTCTCCACGTGCACCTCAGTACGTATTTGATTCAGGTGTTCCTGTCTTCGGTATCTGCTACGGCATGCAAACTATGGCTGAGCAACTTGGCGGTAAAGTAGCTACGTCTACTGAGCGTGAGTTCGGCTACGCAGCGGTACAAGTAACGGGTGAATCTGCACTTTTCGCTGACCTTGAAACGACTCAAGATGTTTGGATGAGCCACGGTGATAAAGTGGTTGAAATCCCTGCTGATTTCACAAAAATCGCAGAGACAGACACTTGCCCATACGCAGCAATGGCAAACGAAGATAAGAAATACTACGGTGTTCAATTCCACCCAGAAGTAACGCACACTAAAAACGGCCTGAAAATGCTTGAGAACTTCGTTCTTAACGCGTGTGGTTGTGAAGGTCTGTGGACTTCAGCATCTATCATTGAAGATGCAGTTGCACGAATTAAAGAGCAAGTAGGTGACGATGAAGTTATCCTTGGTCTTTCTGGTGGTGTTGATTCATCAGTAGTAGCAATGCTTGCTCACCGTGCTATCGGCGACAAACTAACATGTGTATTTGTTGATAACGGTCTTCTTCGTTTAAACGAAGGCGAGCAGGTTATGGAGATGTTTGGTGATCAATTCGGCCTAAACATCATTAAAGTTGATGCTGAAGATCGTTTCCTTGACGCTCTGGAAGGCGAAGCTGAACCAGAAGCTAAACGTAAGATCATCGGTCACGTATTCGTAGATATCTTCGATGAAGAGTCTAAGAAACTGAAGAATGCTAAATGGCTTGCTCAGGGTACTATCTACCCAGACGTAATCGAGTCTGCTGCATCTAAGACAGGTAAAGCACACGTAATCAAATCTCACCACAACGTTGGTGGCCTTCCTGATGATATGGAAATGGGCCTTGTTGAGCCTCTACGTGAGTTATTCAAAGATGAAGTACGTAAGATCGGTCTAGAGCTTGGTCTTCCATACAACATGCTTTACCGCCACCCATTCCCGGGTCCAGGTCTAGGTGTTCGTGTACTTGGTGAAGTGAAGAAAGAGTACTGTGACTTACTGCGTCGTGCTGATGCTATCTTCATTGAAGAGCTTCACGCTGCTGACCTTTACCACAAAGTATCTCAAGCATTCACGGTATTCCTACCTGTACGTTCAGTTGGCGTAATGGGCGATGGCCGTAAGTACGATTGGGTTGTATCTCTACGTGCTGTAGAAACTATCGACTTCATGACTGCTCACTGGGCACACCTACCATACGACTTCCTAGGTAAGGTATCTAACCGTATTATCAACGAAGTTAACGGCATTTCACGTGTTGTTTACGATATTTCTGGTAAGCCACCAGCAACTATCGAGTGGGAATAA